One genomic segment of Bradyrhizobium prioriisuperbiae includes these proteins:
- a CDS encoding EAL domain-containing protein, with translation MIRISTIFIAICMVLIAASLGLVLHALAGFSVSESAIVALAALTLLILYNAVSMRLRDRTDVNKQITDLSHGTAELARQVGEFGRRLAAIEQRTTALDATSQERVQTALGEINELGALVKQLAVSTAAHEEQLAGKPHVLEIEAPTVQALLSQISESEASLAADGGSRQAAPPAASDLEWVESPLPPQPAIVAAQAAAPVSPEKPQGPPLNAQQVLAAVKRAVDTNQIDLYLQPLVTLPQRKVRFYEAVSRIRDDNDQLIAARDFIAAAETSGLMGQIDRMVLLRCIQVLRRLMVRNKDVGVFCNMSAATLGNADAFAQCLDFLEANRALAPSFVLEFKQAALRTLGPVESENLAALAQRGYRFSVDHVSDLRIEPRELADRGVRFIKVPAHLLLDQKQMSAADIHPADLSDLLGRFGIDLVAERIEGERAVVDLLDYDVRFGQGFLFAPPRPLRPEGAASANGAADAGKPDAVKSDTVKSVPTEAAARTGKAALVPRFRSS, from the coding sequence ATGATTCGCATTTCGACGATTTTCATCGCCATCTGCATGGTGCTGATCGCGGCATCACTTGGCTTGGTGCTCCATGCACTGGCCGGCTTCAGCGTCTCGGAATCCGCCATCGTGGCGCTGGCAGCCCTGACCTTGCTGATTCTCTACAATGCAGTCTCGATGCGACTGCGCGACCGCACTGACGTCAACAAGCAGATCACCGATCTGTCGCACGGCACGGCTGAACTGGCGCGCCAGGTCGGCGAGTTCGGACGCCGCCTCGCTGCTATCGAGCAGCGGACGACCGCGCTGGACGCCACGTCGCAGGAGCGGGTGCAGACTGCGCTGGGCGAAATCAACGAACTCGGCGCGCTGGTCAAGCAGCTGGCGGTGTCGACCGCGGCCCATGAGGAGCAACTGGCCGGGAAACCGCACGTCCTCGAGATCGAAGCGCCGACTGTCCAGGCTCTCCTGAGCCAAATCTCCGAATCTGAGGCGTCCTTGGCGGCCGACGGCGGCAGCAGGCAGGCCGCACCGCCGGCAGCCTCCGACCTCGAATGGGTGGAATCGCCGCTGCCGCCGCAGCCGGCCATCGTTGCGGCTCAAGCCGCCGCCCCGGTCTCCCCGGAGAAACCTCAGGGCCCGCCGCTGAACGCCCAGCAGGTGCTCGCCGCCGTGAAGAGGGCTGTCGACACCAACCAGATCGATCTCTACCTGCAGCCGCTGGTCACGCTGCCACAGCGCAAGGTGCGTTTCTATGAGGCGGTGTCGCGGATTCGCGACGACAACGATCAGTTGATTGCCGCCAGGGATTTCATCGCGGCCGCCGAGACGAGCGGCCTGATGGGCCAGATCGACCGCATGGTCCTGCTCCGCTGCATCCAGGTGCTGCGCCGGCTGATGGTGCGCAACAAGGACGTCGGCGTGTTCTGCAACATGTCCGCCGCGACGCTGGGCAATGCCGATGCCTTTGCGCAATGCCTCGACTTCCTCGAAGCCAACCGTGCGCTGGCACCCTCCTTCGTGCTGGAATTCAAGCAGGCGGCGTTGCGCACGCTCGGACCGGTGGAAAGCGAAAATCTTGCCGCGCTGGCCCAGCGCGGCTACCGTTTCTCGGTCGACCACGTCAGCGATCTGCGGATCGAACCGCGCGAACTGGCCGATCGTGGCGTCCGCTTCATCAAGGTGCCCGCCCACCTGCTGCTCGACCAGAAGCAGATGTCAGCCGCCGACATCCACCCAGCCGATCTGTCCGACCTGCTCGGACGTTTCGGCATCGACCTGGTGGCGGAGCGCATCGAGGGCGAGCGCGCGGTGGTCGATCTGCTCGACTATGACGTGCGTTTCGGCCAGGGCTTCCTGTTCGCACCGCCGCGGCCACTGCGTCCCGAAGGCGCGGCGAGCGCGAACGGCGCGGCCGATGCCGGGAAACCCGATGCAGTGAAATCCGATACGGTGAAATCCGTTCCCACTGAGGCCGCCGCCCGCACCGGCAAGGCCGCACTGGTACCCCGCTTCCGAAGTTCGTAG
- a CDS encoding TIGR01459 family HAD-type hydrolase: MTSIRFIDHLNELARDVDIILSDIWGVIHDGLVAFPEACAALQTFREGGGTVVMITNAPRPADSVQRQLRKLGVADATYDAIVSSGDLTRQFITGHRGESVHKIGPERDNSIFRELDVTFAPLDQADYIVCTGPFDDETETPDDYRDMMQQALARKLTLICANPDIVVERGDRLIYCAGAIAELYRSLGGEVIFYGKPHRPIYDRALGIAHELRRNTTGRVLAIGDSVRTDLTGANAMGLHCVFLTRGIHADEFKGLDRLNEKAVRKFFGDTKPPLALMHELKW; the protein is encoded by the coding sequence ATGACATCGATCCGATTTATCGACCACCTGAACGAGCTCGCGCGCGACGTCGACATCATCCTCAGCGATATCTGGGGCGTGATCCACGATGGCCTGGTCGCATTCCCCGAGGCGTGCGCCGCCTTGCAGACCTTTCGCGAGGGGGGCGGCACGGTGGTGATGATCACCAATGCGCCGCGGCCGGCGGACTCGGTGCAGCGGCAATTGCGCAAGCTCGGTGTCGCCGACGCGACCTACGACGCCATCGTGTCCTCGGGCGATCTCACCCGGCAGTTCATCACCGGGCATCGCGGCGAGAGCGTGCACAAGATCGGTCCCGAGCGCGACAATTCGATCTTCCGGGAGCTCGACGTCACCTTCGCTCCGCTGGATCAGGCTGACTACATCGTCTGCACCGGGCCGTTCGACGACGAAACCGAAACCCCGGACGATTACCGCGACATGATGCAGCAGGCGCTGGCGCGAAAACTGACGTTGATCTGCGCCAATCCCGACATCGTGGTCGAGCGCGGCGACCGGCTGATCTACTGCGCCGGCGCCATCGCCGAGCTCTACCGCTCGCTCGGCGGCGAGGTGATCTTCTACGGCAAGCCGCACCGGCCGATCTACGACCGGGCGCTCGGCATCGCCCACGAGTTGCGCCGGAACACCACCGGCCGGGTGCTGGCGATCGGCGATTCCGTCCGCACCGACCTGACCGGCGCCAATGCGATGGGACTCCATTGCGTGTTCCTGACCCGCGGCATCCATGCCGACGAGTTCAAGGGACTCGATCGGCTCAATGAGAAGGCCGTGCGCAAATTCTTCGGCGACACCAAGCCGCCGCTGGCGCTGATGCATGAGTTGAAGTGGTAG
- the mbfA gene encoding iron exporter MbfA: MKAFSELTEREVLAVAISGEEEDSRIYMSFAEDLAGRYPDSAKIFEEMAEQEKGHRHLLLEMYEQRFGPNLPPIRRGDVKGFLRRRPIWLTKNLSLDAIRKEAETMEFEAERFYAKAAEQATDVGVRKLLGDLAELEKGHESLAARLTDKILSPDVRAEEDKTRKRMFVLQYVQPGLAGLMDGSVSTLAPLFAAAFATHQNWQTFLVGLAASIGAGISMGFAEALSDDGSMTGRGSPWLRGGICGLMTTLGGLGHTMPYLVPDSWSNAFWIATAIAAVVVFFELWAIAYIRARYMDTPFMQAVFQIVLGGIIVLGVGIAIGAA, translated from the coding sequence GTGAAGGCATTTTCCGAGTTGACCGAGCGGGAAGTCCTGGCTGTCGCGATTTCGGGGGAAGAGGAAGACAGCCGCATCTACATGAGCTTCGCCGAAGATCTGGCCGGGCGATATCCGGATTCCGCAAAAATATTCGAGGAGATGGCTGAACAGGAAAAAGGCCATCGTCATCTGCTGCTCGAAATGTACGAGCAGCGCTTCGGACCCAATCTGCCTCCGATCCGCCGCGGCGATGTCAAAGGTTTCCTGCGCCGGCGTCCGATCTGGCTGACCAAGAATCTCTCGCTCGATGCCATCCGCAAGGAAGCCGAGACGATGGAGTTCGAGGCCGAGCGTTTCTATGCGAAGGCCGCGGAGCAGGCCACCGATGTGGGAGTTCGCAAGCTTCTCGGCGACCTCGCCGAGTTGGAAAAAGGCCACGAAAGCCTTGCGGCGAGACTGACAGATAAAATCCTCAGTCCGGATGTTCGCGCGGAGGAAGACAAGACCCGCAAGCGGATGTTCGTTCTTCAGTACGTGCAGCCCGGTCTTGCCGGGCTGATGGACGGATCGGTCTCGACCCTCGCGCCGCTGTTCGCTGCGGCCTTCGCCACTCACCAGAACTGGCAGACGTTCCTGGTCGGACTTGCGGCTTCGATCGGAGCGGGCATCAGCATGGGATTTGCCGAGGCCTTGTCCGATGATGGCTCGATGACGGGGCGCGGCTCGCCTTGGCTGCGCGGCGGGATCTGCGGCTTGATGACGACACTCGGCGGGCTCGGTCACACGATGCCGTATCTCGTTCCCGATTCATGGTCAAACGCGTTCTGGATCGCCACGGCGATCGCGGCTGTTGTCGTGTTCTTCGAACTCTGGGCCATCGCCTACATCCGTGCCCGCTACATGGACACGCCGTTCATGCAGGCGGTGTTCCAGATCGTGCTCGGTGGCATCATCGTGCTCGGCGTAGGCATTGCGATAGGTGCGGCCTAG
- a CDS encoding nitrate/sulfonate/bicarbonate ABC transporter ATP-binding protein produces MLDIAKPLIDISHVCRSFPKGSGEDLLVLDNVDLTIRSGEIVGLLGRSGSGKSTLLRIIAGLISPSSGGALCRGETIQGPPHGVAMVFQSFALFPWLTVLQNVELGLEALGIERAERRKRALAAIDLIGLDGFESAFPKELSGGMRQRVGFARALVVHPDLLLMDEPFSALDVLTAETLRTDLIDLWIEGRLPIKSVLMVTHNIEEAVLMCDRILVFSSNPGRVAAEIKVELPHPRNRLDPVFRQLVDSIYARMTQRAEPRAPAVEGFHGTGVGMILNHVSSNLISGLIETLAGPPYNGHADLPVLAESLQLEADELFHLGEALQLLRFAQLSEGDLMLTEAGRHFANLATDARKKLFAEHLVAYVPVIGLIRRVLDERPSHTAPAARFRNELEDYMSEEYADETLHTIVSWGRYAELFAYDEQSELFSLENPH; encoded by the coding sequence ATGCTCGACATCGCCAAGCCACTCATCGACATCAGCCATGTCTGCCGGTCCTTTCCAAAAGGCAGCGGCGAGGATCTGCTGGTGCTCGACAATGTCGATCTCACCATCCGTTCCGGCGAGATTGTCGGCCTGCTCGGCCGTTCCGGATCCGGCAAGTCGACACTGCTGCGCATCATCGCCGGATTGATTTCGCCCTCATCGGGCGGCGCGCTCTGTCGCGGCGAAACCATCCAGGGGCCGCCGCACGGCGTCGCCATGGTGTTTCAGTCGTTCGCTCTGTTTCCTTGGCTGACGGTGCTGCAGAATGTCGAGCTCGGCCTGGAAGCATTGGGGATCGAGCGGGCCGAGCGGCGCAAGCGGGCGCTCGCCGCGATCGATCTGATCGGCCTCGACGGTTTCGAATCGGCGTTTCCCAAGGAGCTCTCCGGCGGCATGCGCCAGCGCGTCGGCTTTGCGCGCGCACTGGTGGTGCATCCGGACCTGCTGCTGATGGATGAGCCGTTTTCCGCGCTCGACGTGCTCACTGCGGAGACGCTGCGCACCGACCTGATCGATCTGTGGATCGAAGGGCGGCTTCCGATCAAGTCGGTGCTGATGGTGACGCACAATATCGAGGAGGCGGTGCTGATGTGCGACCGCATTCTCGTGTTTTCCTCCAATCCGGGACGGGTGGCGGCGGAGATCAAGGTCGAGTTGCCGCATCCGCGCAACCGTCTCGATCCGGTGTTCCGGCAACTCGTCGACAGCATCTATGCCCGCATGACCCAGCGCGCGGAGCCGCGCGCGCCGGCGGTCGAGGGTTTTCATGGCACCGGCGTCGGCATGATCCTGAACCATGTGTCGTCGAACCTGATTTCGGGCCTGATCGAGACGCTGGCGGGGCCTCCCTACAACGGGCACGCCGATCTGCCGGTGCTGGCGGAAAGCCTGCAACTGGAAGCTGACGAGCTGTTTCACCTGGGCGAAGCACTGCAACTGCTGCGGTTCGCCCAGCTCAGTGAAGGCGATCTGATGTTGACCGAGGCCGGCCGGCACTTTGCAAATCTCGCGACCGATGCGCGCAAGAAGCTGTTCGCCGAGCATCTCGTCGCCTATGTGCCTGTCATCGGCCTGATCCGCCGCGTGCTGGACGAACGCCCCTCGCACACCGCCCCCGCCGCGCGTTTCCGCAACGAGCTCGAGGACTACATGTCGGAGGAGTATGCCGACGAGACCCTGCACACCATCGTGTCCTGGGGCCGCTACGCCGAACTGTTCGCCTATGACGAGCAGTCCGAGCTATTCAGCCTGGAGAACCCGCATTAG
- a CDS encoding ABC transporter permease subunit, with the protein MALQKISPPALGRTLLPNIWDGIALVLIIGAMVLIAYGAEQTNAPLSVLDMAPVSLDPSNLPMYALRTTLRMLAAIVCSLVFTFLYAALAAKSRRAEMVLIPILDILQSVPILGFLTFTVVFFMNLFPGRVLGAELACVFAIFTSQAWNMTFSMYQALRNVPKDLEEATQSFHLTPWQRFWRLDVPFAMPGLVWNTMMSMSGGWFFVVASEAITVGDTTVTLPGIGAYVALAIKQQDLAAIGYAVLAMLCVIVAYDQLLFRPIVAWADKFRFEQTASATAPESWMLDLFRRTRALRALSYPFVVLNRAISSANFSWPRQLRLPVRPGPPSRFGDAIWIALIVVGTLYAGWQAVSYLADTLAWSDVVTAIGVGFITLVRVIVLMTIASLVWVPIGVWIGLRPKLAEKIQPLAQFLAAFPANLAFPAFVVLIVHFGLNANIWLSPLMILGTQWYILFNVIAGASAFPTDLKEAAGSFHLRGWRWWLKVILPGIFPYYVTGAITASGGSWNASIVAEVASWGDEKLTATGLGAYIAKATEAGDFPRVVLGITVMCVFVTLFNRLLWRPLYAFGERRLRLG; encoded by the coding sequence ATGGCCCTGCAAAAAATCTCGCCGCCGGCGCTCGGCCGCACCCTGCTGCCGAACATCTGGGATGGCATCGCGCTGGTGCTGATCATCGGCGCCATGGTTCTGATCGCCTACGGTGCCGAGCAGACCAACGCGCCACTGTCGGTGCTCGACATGGCGCCGGTCTCGCTCGATCCGTCGAACCTGCCGATGTATGCGCTGCGGACCACCCTGCGCATGCTCGCCGCCATCGTCTGTTCGCTGGTGTTCACCTTCCTCTACGCTGCGCTGGCGGCGAAGAGCCGGCGCGCCGAGATGGTGCTGATTCCGATTCTCGACATCCTGCAGTCGGTGCCGATTCTCGGTTTTCTCACCTTCACCGTGGTGTTTTTCATGAACCTGTTTCCGGGGCGGGTGCTCGGTGCGGAGCTCGCGTGCGTGTTCGCGATCTTTACCAGCCAGGCCTGGAACATGACCTTCAGCATGTACCAGGCGCTGCGCAACGTGCCGAAGGATCTGGAGGAGGCCACGCAGAGCTTCCATCTGACGCCCTGGCAGCGCTTCTGGCGGCTGGACGTGCCGTTTGCGATGCCCGGCCTGGTCTGGAACACCATGATGTCGATGTCCGGCGGCTGGTTCTTCGTCGTCGCGTCCGAAGCAATCACGGTCGGCGACACCACTGTGACACTGCCGGGCATCGGCGCCTATGTGGCGCTGGCGATCAAGCAGCAGGATCTCGCCGCCATCGGCTATGCGGTGCTGGCCATGTTGTGCGTGATCGTTGCCTACGATCAGCTGCTGTTTCGCCCGATCGTGGCCTGGGCCGACAAATTCCGTTTCGAGCAGACGGCATCGGCCACCGCGCCGGAGTCCTGGATGCTCGATCTGTTTCGCCGCACGCGGGCGCTGCGTGCGCTGTCCTATCCGTTCGTGGTCCTCAACCGGGCGATTTCCTCGGCGAATTTTAGCTGGCCGCGACAACTTCGGCTGCCGGTCAGGCCCGGGCCGCCGTCGCGTTTTGGCGATGCCATCTGGATCGCACTGATCGTTGTGGGCACGCTTTATGCGGGATGGCAGGCGGTTAGCTATCTCGCTGATACGCTCGCCTGGAGCGATGTGGTCACCGCCATTGGCGTCGGCTTCATCACTCTGGTCCGCGTCATTGTGCTGATGACCATCGCAAGCCTGGTCTGGGTCCCGATCGGGGTCTGGATCGGCCTGCGGCCGAAACTGGCGGAAAAAATCCAGCCGCTGGCGCAATTTCTGGCCGCATTTCCGGCGAACCTGGCTTTTCCGGCCTTCGTCGTCCTGATCGTTCATTTCGGCTTGAATGCGAACATCTGGCTGAGCCCGCTGATGATCCTGGGCACTCAGTGGTACATCCTGTTCAACGTCATCGCCGGCGCCAGCGCGTTTCCGACCGACCTGAAGGAGGCCGCGGGCAGCTTTCATCTGCGCGGATGGCGCTGGTGGCTGAAGGTGATCCTGCCCGGCATTTTTCCATACTACGTGACCGGCGCTATCACCGCGTCCGGCGGATCGTGGAATGCCTCGATCGTGGCCGAGGTGGCGAGCTGGGGCGACGAGAAACTGACCGCGACCGGGCTCGGCGCCTATATCGCCAAGGCGACCGAGGCCGGCGACTTTCCGCGCGTGGTGCTCGGCATCACCGTCATGTGCGTGTTCGTCACGCTGTTCAACCGTCTGCTCTGGAGGCCGCTCTATGCCTTCGGTGAACGCCGCCTTCGTCTTGGATAA